From the genome of Streptomyces sp. S4.7:
GATCACCCACTTGTGGGACCACGGTACGAGAGCGTCGGCCTCGGGGGCCCGCCCGCCGTCCACGCCGGTGACCACGACCGCGAAGAGTCCCAGGACCGTGGCCCCCACCACGATCCTGCCGAGCAGCCGGGCGCTGACCGGCAGGGCGGCGTCGCGGCGCCGGGGGTCGCGCAGCCGCAGGCGTTCGCCCGGACGGGCCGGAGACATCAGGCGGACCAGGAGCAGGACGGCTATCGGGATCTGCAAGGCCCACACCATGGTGCGGAAGGGGCCGTCGAACCACGCCTGGCTGCTGTACAGCAGGGTGTGCCAGGCGCTGAGGATGTAGACGACGATGACGAAGCGGTGCAGGGCCAGCCACATGCGCGAACCGGTCCGGTGCCGCAGGTAGAAGGCGAGGCCGAGCGGGAGGGCCAGGTACATCGCCAACAGGCCGATCAGGATGGCGACACGGCCGGTGCCGGTGGCGTATCCGCCGGGTACGAAGACATCGACGAACGCGGTCCACACACTGCGCCCCAGCGACCACTGGTCCTGGTTGGTCCGGATCTGGTCGGTGAAGAAGAAGAACGCGTGCATGAACATCAGGGCGATGGTGGTCAGACTCGTGGTGCGGTGCCATTTCTCCAGCCGCGCGGCGGGCAGCCGGCGCCACCGGGGTCTCGGCCCGGAACGCAACAGCCCGAATATCACGGTCACATAGGCCCACAGCATCGCCGACCAGCCGAACGCCTGGCACATCCAGTACATCCAGAACTCGCCCGCGTCAGCCATGTCCGGCATGAGCTTGACGGTCGCCGAAGTCCCGTTCTCCGCACGGACGTAGAGCAGCCAGTAGATCAATACGGTGACCACCAGGGCCAGTGAGGCGTCCGGCACCGCTCCTCGCAGATCGGCGCGCAGCGCGGCCCAGTCGAAACGAGCGCGTTCTCTCGTCCGACGCGACGAAGGCGTCACAGATCCCGAGGACTTCGCCATCACTCAACTCCGGTTTCCGTACGGCTTGCCACGGGACACAGATGAGGGACAACCCGCGGCAACGTTGCTCTGTACCACGCTCCCTACGGGGGAGAGTAACGACGATTTTCCCGCCACGGTAGACAGCGATCCGGTCCCTCACAATTGACGGGCAAGAAAAACATCGCTGTCACCGGGAACTTATCGGCGGAGTTGAACGAGCGGGGCGCCTCGGTCGTACCGACGATTCGGTCAGGCCCGGGAACTGAACGCGGATGTCCGCCGACATCTCGTGCAGACGACAATTCCCGGGAGGTCGGTCATGGAACGACGTACGTTCTTGCGCGCTTCGGCTCTGTCCGTCGGTGCGGCAGCCGGAGTTGGGGCCATGGACGAGGGCGCGTCAGCGGTGTCGGCGGCGAATCCGCTGCGCGTGCAGGTGCCGATGTTCGACGGTGTGGAGGAGCAGGACTTCATCGCCCCTGTGGAGGTGCTGGGGCTCGCCGGCCGCGCGAGCGGCGGAGCGTTGACGACGACGATGGTGACGACCGGACGGCCGGCCACGGTCACCTGCACGTAGGCACGAAGGTCGAGGTGGACAAGGGCTGGTCGCCGCGGGAGGCGGGCGTGCTCGTGGTGCCGGGTGGCGGCTACACGGCCAAGGACGGACCGGGCGTGAACACGCTCATCACCGACAGAGGATTTCTGCGCCGGCTGGCCGCATCGCAGGCGCAGCCGGTGGGCATCTGTACGGGCGTCATGGTGCTGTCGGCCGCGGGGCTGACCAAGGGACGCAATGCCACGACCCACGCGGGCGCGAAGGCGGATCTGGCCGCTCAGGGCACGACGGTGATCAACGCGCGGGTGGTCGACGACGGCGACCTGATCACCGGCGGCGGCATCACCTCCGGGCTGGAGGTCGCGCTGTGGCTTGTGGAGCGCTACGTGGGCGCGGAACTGGCCCAGCGGGTGGAGACGGTGCTGGAGTACGAGAGGCGCGGCACGGTATGGCGGCGGCCATCGGGCTGAGCCACCCCACGGCCGCGAGCAGCACGGTGACGGCGTTGCGCCGAGGCGGACGGTCGGCGGAGGGCCTGGGCCAGGTAGAGGGCGCCGAGTGCGGTGGCCAGGGCGCCGAGGAGGAGGCGCAGAGCTGTCTCGGGGAGGTGGGGCTGGAGGCGGGCACCGAGGTAGCCGCCGATCGGGCCGCCGGCTCCGCAGGCAGTGCCGAGGGACCAGTCCGGTGCCACGTCACCGCTGCTGACCAGGGACAGCAGCGCGAAGGTGGCCGCGCCGACGACCGAGGTCGCGAAGGTGGAGGCGAGGGCGGCGAGGGCGGCGGGGGCGACCGGCAGGCCCCTGCCGACGAGGATCGGGCCGGGAAGCGAGCCGCCTCCGATGCCGTAGATCCCGCCCACCACCCCAACGGCCAGCGCCAGTGCGGTTACGGAACGGGCGGACGGTTCAGCGGTGGCGGTGCGCCGGTCGGCCCG
Proteins encoded in this window:
- a CDS encoding ferric reductase-like transmembrane domain-containing protein, encoding MPDASLALVVTVLIYWLLYVRAENGTSATVKLMPDMADAGEFWMYWMCQAFGWSAMLWAYVTVIFGLLRSGPRPRWRRLPAARLEKWHRTTSLTTIALMFMHAFFFFTDQIRTNQDQWSLGRSVWTAFVDVFVPGGYATGTGRVAILIGLLAMYLALPLGLAFYLRHRTGSRMWLALHRFVIVVYILSAWHTLLYSSQAWFDGPFRTMVWALQIPIAVLLLVRLMSPARPGERLRLRDPRRRDAALPVSARLLGRIVVGATVLGLFAVVVTGVDGGRAPEADALVPWSHKWVIWAGLVLFALAVVAVILRLGPRATDTAKPAAPSEEPANGTPDRV
- a CDS encoding DJ-1/PfpI family protein, with translation MDKGWSPREAGVLVVPGGGYTAKDGPGVNTLITDRGFLRRLAASQAQPVGICTGVMVLSAAGLTKGRNATTHAGAKADLAAQGTTVINARVVDDGDLITGGGITSGLEVALWLVERYVGAELAQRVETVLEYERRGTVWRRPSG